A genomic segment from Stenotrophomonas maltophilia encodes:
- a CDS encoding GNAT family N-acetyltransferase produces MLEIPTLHTARLRLRPQQLDDFNVYAAFLASPRARGMGGPFGEVAAWGQFCHDLASWHLFGHGALMIERADTGACIGQVGINHGPLFPEKELGWLLYDGHEGKGFATEAAGALRDWAFVVAQLPTLVSYMAPDNLASQAVAQRLGGVLDDHAVRSDADDLVYRYPR; encoded by the coding sequence ATGCTCGAGATTCCCACCCTGCATACCGCGCGACTGCGGCTGCGTCCGCAGCAGCTGGACGACTTCAACGTCTATGCCGCGTTCCTGGCGTCGCCGCGCGCGCGTGGCATGGGGGGGCCGTTCGGTGAGGTGGCGGCGTGGGGCCAGTTCTGCCACGACCTGGCCAGCTGGCATCTGTTCGGTCATGGTGCATTGATGATCGAGCGTGCCGATACCGGTGCCTGCATCGGCCAGGTCGGGATCAACCACGGCCCGCTGTTCCCGGAAAAGGAACTGGGCTGGCTGCTGTATGACGGCCATGAAGGGAAGGGCTTCGCTACCGAAGCTGCCGGCGCGCTGCGCGACTGGGCCTTCGTGGTGGCGCAGCTGCCGACCCTGGTCAGCTACATGGCACCGGACAACCTGGCGTCGCAGGCCGTTGCACAGCGGCTGGGCGGCGTGCTGGACGATCACGCCGTGCGCAGTGATGCCGATGATCTGGTGTATCGCTACCCGCGCTGA